Below is a window of Pseudomonas sp. B21-040 DNA.
TGATGTAAAAGTCCATATAAATCGGCAAGCAAACGTCCTATATTCGAAGCTTGCACAAGCACCGCTTTGCAGTTTTCAGATGATCCCCGAATGGTTCTGAAGGCCAGATAAACCGGGCTTCAACCGGTTTTTTGCGTCAGAGAGATCCTTGATGATCCAGATCCATCTTCCATTCCCCAGATCAGCGAGAACGACATGACCGTTAAAGAATTGACCCAGGAAGCCAGGCACGCAGAAGCGCTGAAGAAGTACGTGCTGGACGCGCCTGAATTGATGGACGAAATCAAAGACCTGCCCGCCGATGATCAGAAAGACCAGATCCAGTGGGCGTTCGAGGACGAGGCCGAGGCCCAGGGCTTGCAGCCGTGGGAATTGACGCTCAAGTACACTTCGACCCCGGAAGAGTACGAGGCTGCACGCCTGGCACTGCACAAGGAGGCGGCCGAGGTGTTGGGCGTTGAGTGGGAAGAGTACTGCGAGATGAACAATCTGGTGGTCTGACAAAAACGCCAGCCTGAACAAGGCTGGCGTTTTTCGTTCTACAAGGCTCGATCAGAGGCTTAACCGCATCGACAGATCGACAGCCTTCACGTCCTTGGTCATCGCGCCAATCGAGATGTAATCCACCCCGGTTTCGGCGATGGGCAGCAGCGTGCTTTCGTTGATCCCGCCACTGGCTTCCAGTTTTGCCTTGCCTGCGTTCAGACGCACGGCTTCGCGCATGTCATCCAGGCTCAATTCATCGAGCATGATGATGTCGGCACCCGCCGCCAGCGCTTCTTTGAGCTCATCCAGGCTTTC
It encodes the following:
- a CDS encoding DUF6388 family protein, coding for MTVKELTQEARHAEALKKYVLDAPELMDEIKDLPADDQKDQIQWAFEDEAEAQGLQPWELTLKYTSTPEEYEAARLALHKEAAEVLGVEWEEYCEMNNLVV